Proteins from a single region of Electrophorus electricus isolate fEleEle1 chromosome 5, fEleEle1.pri, whole genome shotgun sequence:
- the LOC113568171 gene encoding chemokine-like receptor 1 isoform X2, which yields MKKSINTTWYFSLAVSDFLFCFFLPFNIFYMATSDWTFGIFMCKFMSFIMFLNMFSSIFLLVIISADRCVAVMFPVWAQNKRTISKALVMVSLAWVISAALSIPSIIFRDVQQHLGTSRCLNNYSTSQYSHETIAISRFLVGFLIPFLIIITCYSIIIFKLRSNQMARSTKPFKVMTALIVTFFLCWLPYHTLVLMELNQSIHAEVIPIVLRAGTLIASANSFLNPILYVFMGNDFRRKFKSSLVSKMENAMGEEGRTLSRYLSRSSSMDARTSTHI from the coding sequence ATGAAGAAGTCAATCAACACAACCTGGTACTTCAGCCTGGCTGTGTCTGACTTCCTGTTCTGCTTCTTCCTTCCCTTCAACATCTTCTACATGGCCACGTCTGACTGGACCTTTGGAATCTTTATGTGCAAGTTCATGTCCTTCATCATGTTCCTCAACATGTTCAGCAGCATCTTCCTCCTCGTCATCATCAGTGCGGACCGCTGCGTGGCGGTGATGTTCCCCGTGTGGGCACAGAACAAGCGCACCATAAGCAAGGCCTTGGTGATGGTTAGTCTGGCATGGGTCATCTCTGCTGCCCTGAGCATTCCATCCATAATTTTTCGCGATGTTCAGCAACATCTGGGCACAAGCCGGTGCCTGAACAACTACAGCACTAGTCAATACAGTCATGAAACCATCGCTATAAGCCGGTTCCTTGTTGGATTCCTCATCCCGTTCCTGATTATCATCACCTGCTATTCCATTATCATCTTCAAACTGAGAAGCAACCAGATGGCAAGATCCACCAAGCCGTTTAAGGTCATGACAGCACTCATTGTGACGTTTTTCCTGTGCTGGCTCCCATACCACACGTTAGTGCTGATGGAGCTGAACCAAAGCATCCATGCTGAGGTCATCCCCATCGTACTCAGAGCTGGCACCTTGATTGCATCAGCAAATAGCTTCCTCAACCCAATACTCTACGTGTTCATGGGCAACGATTTCAGGAGAAAGTTCAAGAGCTCACTGGTTTCAAAGATGGAGAACGCAATGGGAGAGGAGGGACGTACGCTGAGCCGCTACCTGTCACGCTCCAGCTCTATGGATGCCAGAACTTCCACTCACATCTGA
- the LOC113568170 gene encoding chemokine-like receptor 1, translating to MNPTEVTQYNYDSYDYSDITVTLQKGPTVSSPLCRDAMCVILATANVIMFVLGVTGNGLVIWISGFRIKKSVNTTWYLSLAVSDFLFCAFLPFHVVYLVKGDWVFGLFLCKLQSFIMFINMFSSIFLLLIISVDRCVVVMFPVWVQNKRTVKKASVIVMLAWIVSALLSTPSAIYRNIKEDHMTSIKTCYYRYTDVKNLDHIAIVVCRFIFGFVIPFLVIITCYAVIIRKLKTNQMAKSKKPFRIMTVLIVCFFICWLPFHTVAFMELHTKYHSLVPNGQNIAGTLATANSFMNPFLYAFMGKDFNRKFHAILLKTESAIEEDGRSTVRGTFITNSGKADFQLMFKVSCVQIQRGLPSSWPHSKELPGGRNLLNNFVGALCMVRDRTVQSPAEYSWTKRIPLLGDGLCWVLASSTQGTAQGTPPRCELANRVG from the exons ATGAATCCCACTGAAGTGACACAATATAATTATGATTCATATGACTACTCTGACATAACAGTTACCCTTCAAAAAGGCCCGACAGTCTCTTCACCATTGTGCAGAGATGCGATGTGTGTGATCTTAGCAACAGCAAATGTGATCATGTTTGTGCTCGGTGTCACTGGAAATGGTCTGGTGATTTGGATCTCTGGATTTAGGATTAAGAAGTCGGTCAACACAACCTGGTACCTCAGCCTGGCCGTGTCTGACTTCCTGTTCTGTGCCTTCCTGCCATTTCATGTTGTCTACTTGGTTAAAGGCGACTGGGTCTTTGGGCTCTTCTTGTGTAAGCTCCAGTCCTTCATCATGTTCATTAACATGTTCAGCagcatcttcctcctcctcatcatcagcGTGGACCGCTGTGTGGTTGTTATGTTTCCTGTGTGGGTGCAGAACAAGCGCACTGTAAAAAAGGCCTCTGTGATAGTCATGCTGGCTTGGATTGTCTCAGCACTGCTTAGCACACCATCAGCCATTTACCGGAACATCAAGGAAGATCACATGActtcaataaaaacatgttactacagatacacagatgttAAAAATCTAGACCATATTGCCATTGTAGTGTGCCgattcatttttggatttgtgatCCCGTTCCTGGTCATCATCACCTGTTATGCTGTCATCATCCGAAAGCTGAAGACCAACCAGATGGCAAAGTCCAAAAAGCCGTTTAGGATCATGACAGtgctgattgtttgtttttttatctgcTGGCTTCCATTTCACACTGTTGCTTTCATGGAACTTCACACTAAATATCACAGTCTTGTTCCCAATGGACAAAATATTGCTGGGACTCTAGCCACTGCAAACAGCTTTATGAACCCGTTTCTTTATGCTTTCATGGGGAAGGATTTTAACAGGAAGTTTCATGCAATTCTGTTGAAGACTGAGAGTGCAATCGAGGAGGATGGAAGGAGCACAGTCAGAGGAACATTTATCACCAACTCAGGAAAGGCAGACTTTCAACTAATGTTTAAGGTgtcttgt gtgcaGATCCAG AGAggccttccctcatcctggcctcactccaagGAACTACCGGGAGGGAGGAACCTGCTGAACAATTTTGTgggggccctgtgtatggtccggGATCGAACGGTGCAAAGTCCTGCGGAGTACAGCTGGACCAAGAGGATTCCGCtactcggagatggactctgctgggtcctagcctccagcacccaaggcaccGCCCAGGGCACGCCGCCCAGGTGTGAGCTGGCGAACAGAGttggctag
- the LOC113569072 gene encoding chemokine-like receptor 1: MNSIEVTQNYYDYDYLNTTDTPTVSSPSCRDTMCVILATANVIIFVLGVTGNGLVIWISGFRMKISVNTTWYLSLAVSDFLFCAFLPFHVVYLVKGDWVFGLFLCKLQTFIMFVNMFSSIFLLIIISVDRCVVVRFPVWAQNQRTVKKASVIVMLAWIVSALLSTPSAIYRNIKEDHMTSIKTCYYRYTDVKNQDHIAIVVCRFIFGFVIPFLVIVTCYAVIIQKLKTNQMAKSKKPFRIMTVLIVCFFICWFPFHTVAFMELDTKYHSLVPTGQKITTTLATANSFMNPFLYAFMGKDFKSKFYRVLLKIEIAIEEEGRSTVRGTSITNSGEGLRSTTI; the protein is encoded by the coding sequence ATGAATTCCATCGAAGTGACGCAAAATTACTATGATTATGATTACCTCAACACAACAGATACCCCAACAGTGTCTTCACCATCATGCAGAGATACGATGTGTGTGATCTTAGCAACAGCCAATGTGATCATCTTTGTGCTGGGTGTCACTGGAAATGGTCTGGTGATTTGGATCTCTGGATTTAGGATGAAGATCTCGGTCAACACAACCTGGTACCTCAGCCTGGCCGTGTCTGACTTCCTGTTCTGTGCCTTCCTGCCATTTCATGTTGTCTACTTGGTTAAAGGTGACTGGGTCTTTGGGCTCTTCTTGTGCAAGCTCCAGACCTTCATTATGTTTGTTAACATGTTCAGCAgcatcttcctcctcatcatcatcagcgTGGACCGCTGTGTGGTTGTTAGGTTTCCCGTGTGGGCGCAGAACCAGCGCACTGTAAAAAAGGCCTCTGTGATAGTCATGCTGGCTTGGATTGTCTCAGCACTGCTTAGCACACCATCAGCCATTTACCGGAACATCAAGGAAGATCACATGActtcaataaaaacatgttactacagatacacagatgttAAAAATCAAGACCATATTGCCATTGTAGTGTGCCgattcatttttggatttgtgatCCCGTTCCTGGTCATCGTCACCTGTTATGCTGTCATCATCCAAAAGCTGAAGACCAACCAGATGGCAAAGTCCAAAAAGCCGTTTAGGATCATGACAGTGctgattgtttgcttttttatctGCTGGTTTCCATTTCACACTGTTGCTTTCATGGAACTTGACACTAAATATCACAGTCTTGTTCCCACTGGACAAAAAATTACTACCACTCTAGCCACTGCAAACAGCTTTATGAACCCGTTTCTTTATGCTTTCATGGGGAAGGATTTCAAGAGTAAGTTTTATCGAGTTCTGTTGAAGATTGAGATTGCAATCGAGGAGGAGGGACGGAGTACAGTCCGAGGGACGTCTATCACCAACTCAGGGGAAGGCCTACGTTCAACTACCATTTAA
- the LOC113568171 gene encoding chemokine-like receptor 1 isoform X1: MDFTLDYSEYDNYTVDNFTYEEVSFRVHPTCSEEVLCIALVVINVVIFLLGIVGNGVVIWIAGFKMKKSINTTWYFSLAVSDFLFCFFLPFNIFYMATSDWTFGIFMCKFMSFIMFLNMFSSIFLLVIISADRCVAVMFPVWAQNKRTISKALVMVSLAWVISAALSIPSIIFRDVQQHLGTSRCLNNYSTSQYSHETIAISRFLVGFLIPFLIIITCYSIIIFKLRSNQMARSTKPFKVMTALIVTFFLCWLPYHTLVLMELNQSIHAEVIPIVLRAGTLIASANSFLNPILYVFMGNDFRRKFKSSLVSKMENAMGEEGRTLSRYLSRSSSMDARTSTHI; the protein is encoded by the coding sequence ATGGATTTCACTTTGGATTACTCCGAGTACGACAATTACACAGTGGATAATTTTACATATGAGGAAGTATCTTTTAGAGTACACCCAACATGTTCTGAAGAAGTTCTGTGTATTGCGTTGGTGGTCATTAATGTAGTCATCTTCCTGCTGGGTATTGTAGGGAATGGCGTGGTGATCTGGATAGCCGGCTTCAAGATGAAGAAGTCAATCAACACAACCTGGTACTTCAGCCTGGCTGTGTCTGACTTCCTGTTCTGCTTCTTCCTTCCCTTCAACATCTTCTACATGGCCACGTCTGACTGGACCTTTGGAATCTTTATGTGCAAGTTCATGTCCTTCATCATGTTCCTCAACATGTTCAGCAGCATCTTCCTCCTCGTCATCATCAGTGCGGACCGCTGCGTGGCGGTGATGTTCCCCGTGTGGGCACAGAACAAGCGCACCATAAGCAAGGCCTTGGTGATGGTTAGTCTGGCATGGGTCATCTCTGCTGCCCTGAGCATTCCATCCATAATTTTTCGCGATGTTCAGCAACATCTGGGCACAAGCCGGTGCCTGAACAACTACAGCACTAGTCAATACAGTCATGAAACCATCGCTATAAGCCGGTTCCTTGTTGGATTCCTCATCCCGTTCCTGATTATCATCACCTGCTATTCCATTATCATCTTCAAACTGAGAAGCAACCAGATGGCAAGATCCACCAAGCCGTTTAAGGTCATGACAGCACTCATTGTGACGTTTTTCCTGTGCTGGCTCCCATACCACACGTTAGTGCTGATGGAGCTGAACCAAAGCATCCATGCTGAGGTCATCCCCATCGTACTCAGAGCTGGCACCTTGATTGCATCAGCAAATAGCTTCCTCAACCCAATACTCTACGTGTTCATGGGCAACGATTTCAGGAGAAAGTTCAAGAGCTCACTGGTTTCAAAGATGGAGAACGCAATGGGAGAGGAGGGACGTACGCTGAGCCGCTACCTGTCACGCTCCAGCTCTATGGATGCCAGAACTTCCACTCACATCTGA
- the LOC118241428 gene encoding chemokine-like receptor 1 — MNSIEVTQNYYDYDYPNTTDTPTLSSPSCRDTMCVILATANVIIFVLGVTGNGLVIWIAGFRMKKSVNTTWYLSLAMSDFLSCAFLPFYVVYLVKGDWVFGLFLCKLQSFIMFVNMFSSIFLLLIISVDRCVVVRFPVWAQNQRTVKKASVIVMLAWIVSALLSIPSAIYRDVQEDYIQPIKKCFNNYMEDEVHISTIVCRFIFGFVIPFLVILTCYIVIIHKLKTNQIAKSKKPFRIMTVLIVCFFICWFPFHTVAFMELDTKYKSITSIGQVIAGTLATANSFMNPFLYAFMGKDFNRKFYAILSKIESVIEEEGRSTVRGTSMTNAAEGLRSTTV, encoded by the coding sequence ATGAATTCCATCGAAGTGACGCAAAATTACTATGATTATGACTACCCCAACACAACAGATACCCCAACATTGTCTTCACCATCATGCAGAGATACGATGTGTGTGATCTTAGCAACAGCCAATGTGATCATCTTTGTGCTGGGTGTCACTGGAAATGGTCTGGTGATTTGGATCGCTGGATTTAGGATGAAGAAGTCAGTCAACACAACCTGGTACCTCAGCCTGGCCATGTCTGACTTCCTGTCCTGTGCCTTCCTACCATTTTATGTCGTCTACTTGGTAAAAGGCGACTGGGTCTTTGGGCTCTTCTTGTGCAAGCTCCAGTCCTTCATTATGTTCGTTAACATGTTCAGCagcatcttcctcctcctcatcatcagcGTGGACCGCTGTGTGGTTGTTAGGTTTCCCGTGTGGGCGCAGAACCAGCGTACTGTAAAAAAGGCCTCTGTGATAGTCATGCTGGCTTGGATTGTCTCAGCACTGCTTAGCATACCATCAGCCATTTATCGAGATGTCCAGGAAGATTATATCCAGCCAAtcaaaaaatgtttcaacaaTTACATGGAGGATGAAGTCCATATTTCCACCATAGTGTGTCgattcatttttggatttgtgatCCCGTTCCTGGTCATCCTCACCTGTTATATTGTGATCATCCACAAGCTGAAGACCAACCAGATTGCAAAGTCCAAAAAGCCATTTAGGATCATGACAGTGctgattgtttgcttttttatctGCTGGTTTCCTTTTCACACTGTTGCTTTCATGGAACTTGACACTAAATATAAAAGTATTACTTCCATTGGACAAGTAATTGCTGGCACTCTTGCCACTGCAAACAGCTTTATGAACCCGTTTCTTTATGCTTTCATGGGGAAGGATTTTAACAGGAAGTTTTATGCAATTCTATCAAAGATTGAGAGTGTAATCGAGGAGGAGGGACGGAGCACAGTCCGAGGGACGTCTATGACCAACGCAGCGGAAGGCTTACGTTCAACTACTGTTTAA
- the LOC118241307 gene encoding chemokine-like receptor 1: protein MVAHPVGFWVDSMDFTLDYSNYGSYTVDNLTYEEVSFRVLPTCSGEVLCIALVVINAVIFLLGIIGNGVVICITGLKIKKSVNTTWYLSLAVSDFLFCFFLLFNIFYMATSDWTFEIFICKFMSFIMLLNMFSSIFLLVIISAVHCGAVMVPVWAQNQRTISRTLVMVSLAWVVSAALSVPSIIFRNVRQHLGISRCLNNYSISQYSHETIAISRFLVGFLIPFLIIITCYSIIIFKLIVTFFLCWLPYHSLVLTELNQSIHAEFIPIALRAGTLITSTNIFLNPILYMFMGNDFRRKFKNLLVSKMNKAMGQEGRMLSRYPSRSNSMDAGTSTHI from the exons atggttgctcacccagtaggctttTGGG TAGACTCAATGGATTTCACTTTGGATTACTCCAACTATGGCAGTTACACAGTGGATAACCTGACATATGAGGAGGTGTCTTTTAGAGTACTCCCAACATGTTCTGGAGAAGTTCTGTGTATTGCATTGGTGGTCATTAATGCAGTCATCTTCCTGCTGGGAATCATAGGGAATGGCGTGGTGATCTGCATAACTGGCTTGAAGATTAAGAAGTCAGTCAACACAACATGGTACCTCAGCTTGGCCGTGTCTGACTTCCTGTTCTGCTTCTTCCTTCTCTTCAACATCTTCTACATGGCAACGTCTGACTGGACCTTTGAAATCTTCATATGCAAGTTCATGTCCTTCATCATGTTGCTCAACATGTTCAGCAGCATCTTCCTCCTCGTCATTATTAGCGCGGTCCACTGTGGGGCAGTGATGGTCCCCGTGTGGGCACAGAACCAGCGCACCATAAGCAGGACCTTGGTGATGGTTAGTCTGGCATGGGTCGTCTCTGCTGCCCTGAGCGTTCCATCCATCATTTTTCGCAATGTTCGGCAACATCTGGGCATAAGCCGGTGCCTGAACAACTACAGCATTAGTCAGTACAGTCATGAAACCATCGCTATAAGCCGGTTCCTTGTTGGATTCCTCATCCCGTTCCTGATCATCATCACCTGCTATTCCATCATCATCTTCAAACTGATTGTGACATTTTTCCTGTGCTGGCTTCCATACCACTCGTTAGTGCTGACTGAGCTGAACCAAAGCATCCATGCTGAGTTCATCCCCATCGCACTCAGAGCTGGCACCTTAATCACATCAACAAATATCTTTCTCAACCCGATACTCTACATGTTCATGGGCAACGATTTCAGGAGAAAGTTCAAGAACTTGCTGGTTTCAAAGATGAATAAAGCAATGGGACAGGAGGGACGCATGCTGAGCCGCTACCCGTCACGCTCTAACTCTATGGATGCTGGAACTTCCACTCACATCTGA